CGAATCGTAAGTTTAccaattattactttttaatatgtgtatatattttcgacaactgaaatataaattttttttaagtattttttaacctCAGTTCTTTCTACATCTACTATAAGTggtatgtttacaaatttttactttttaatatgtttatgcaTATCTTGGCAGttacagtatttatttttaattacaactttgAAATCATTAGTTACATCTTCAGCGACTACTATGActagtaagtttaaaaactattatttgcaaACATGTACACACCTTtcttataaattacaaatttttataaaaactttttttatctttagttccATGTGCACAACCTTCTGCttgtaaatttatgatttagaaATGTTTCTGAATGATTATTGAATTTATGTTtctatttatatacattatttaatgcattagtattGTGTTATCCCTCAAAGTACAGTGGAGTTTTTACtctcattaacattttttaagctATCATTGATTAATACGTTGTTCATATTATTTATTCAGTCTATCACTTTcacaattaattgttttatattaaattttatataaaattgttttatattaaattgttttatattaaattgttatatattacattttaaagcaGAACAGCTTTGACGATTGTTAAATTTGTAACTTACTGTTgacaatttcaaattattttgtgtacaatttttttgttatttttagttgaaCCTACACAGCCTATCACTGGTAAGTTTGTATCAGTTTGTATATGTTAATGATTTTAGAATATAGAATATTTCAAATGTCAGTAAATGTGAAGAGTATTTTGCATACTTATTTACTATTCttgttttagtttgtttaaactGTTGACTTTGTTAatagttatttgattttaaattagtttaccTTATGTTTACAGttcctaaaaattatatttgcattatTGATGttgaaataatagtttatttttttacattatttataatgttattaatttctaataaattattatatattatttctttgtttagGCAAATcgaattgaaattttaatatattaagtctttatatatactttttagagACATTTTAGGGTGGATACTCCAACTTGCATCTTGTAATGTGGTGACATTTGTAAAGTTATTTCTCCCTTTTCAaataaacacaattaaaaaatttttttttaattttcattgacatttttttcaagtttgaatAAGAAGGGGGGGGGTCATTGGGCGTGGCACACGCCCCTCCTCTAGTAAAATAATTTCGAATACTTATTTCTCTTTTTcaataaactcaatttaaaaccttttttcaaatatcttacaaattttttttttaagttggatAAGACTgggaggggagggggggggggtcgTTGGGCGTGGCACATGTCCCACCTCTAATGTCAATTTATACACCACTTGTATATgatgtaaaataagaaaatgtaatttaaactttttaacataaaatataatcaatgttttttaggttaaaatatttatcaaaatgtaACATTTTACTACGTGGGTGTTTAAACGTAACAAAGACATCCACCCTTTAATCTAAAATAGACCACTAATATTTGGGAATAGAATGGAAGCAAATCAGATTAACTTTTTATGTATAAAgataacatattttatcagaaaaacaCTCTTTCGTGtgaaaaacttgtatttttttaaagttacaatgGTTTTCCGGTACCCCCTCTGGCCCTCTAAACACCCCTTTTATCTATAGAGTTATGTGAACTTATAGCCTACTcttacatctatcttttgataccaaggtATAGGCATTTGGATAAgatttgacaaagttataacaattttagtggaaaaaaacaattttttggaaccagtttcttcaataaatccatatatcaaaaatttgctactaaaaacgtcataacttttttttaaattgttcgtttttaataattttttgatctttaaaatactgtactgaagggctttctaatgatatataacattctagGATATgctcaatctaaaaaaatcagtccacgtacctaatatatatatatatatatatatatatatatatatatatatatatatatatatatatatatatatatatatatatatatatatatatatatatatatatatatatttattatgttactaacaaataaaaatattatgttactaacatataacaatattatgctctcttctttaagaatattgagcactatacatatatatatatatatatatatatatatatatatatatatatatatatatatatatatatatatatatatatatatatatatatatatatatatatatatatatttatatatatttttatatgccaCATATAGCCACATCGGAAAAGAGTACCATAGCAACAGGTTACAAAAGTTTAATgattaagattttcttttaaccctgcaaaaaaaattgaatcctcatataagcaaaaaatacaaaaaagataaaaggttTATCTTgctgaataaatttaaattaaaaaatttctacgctcaaaaatattttaaaaaaggtttaaaaattgtaaacaaaacacTAAAGTTGCTTTAGCTGAAAGTAGATATTATTCACAATCAGAGGTCTtgcattttatttgaaaaatttcttcGTACAGCTacaagttattttcaaaataatttcatgaaaaaactagttaaaaacctatttaattatctaaaattgaacAAACTACTCGTTGTTAATGATTAGTTTTTATAACGCTGttaccgtagccattttaaaaattcttcaatAAATGTAATTCCACTGCGcatgcgtataataactttcctcCTGCAAACGACCGTGTTGCATACACTTTAGTCACATTTCcttttataataaagttctGCTTCTCTTTCTCGCCACCTTGGCTTTAATGGCTGCCAAGAGATCCGTATCAAACACGGTCGAAAGAGCACTACTACCAGAGCCGTGGCTAGGCTCCCCCACACCCCCAACTGGGGGGGGGGCAGCATTTTTAGGGGCCCTTTTtgtaatttgaaattatttttttttataataagaatatttgaatatatatatagttactgttactattaataaaaaaaacatggccTTTTAAAAACGATATTACCAAAATGAAGCAAGCGtgaaaaaagcaataatatttttcatgaaaaaaaaagtaaaaaaaatgtttaacttccGAGGTccgaattttatgaaaaacgcGAGCTTTATAAAAATCTGTCAAACCGTTAAAGACCATTAAGCAGCAATCAATCGTGCGAAGAAATATAGTTCTCTAAATCGCATATTTTATTAGATGcgaatatattattatttgtatttagatTACATAtttcaatgtttatttatttataaattataactcgttttttatttttggcgaTTCACAATTTATCttggtaataatttattttattactatgttatatgttattacttttgctttaatactatgaaataaaaagtctattatttgtttcaattaaatcatacgcattgtttttaaagaaacaaatgtatAGCATTGGAAAACTGTTACGCTttgcatttgtttattttaaagttcaaaTGATTATAAGGCCATTATCATTGaactgatttttttgttattattattactattgttattattgttattattattattattattattattattattattattattattattattgttattattattattgttattattattattattattattattgttattattatgcgttgttagttttttatataaaaaaaaaacaaacaatgaaggtttccaaaaatttataattatatttcgATAGTATATCACGATATAATTATTGGtatgaaaaaagtgaaaagtggTGCCACTAAGAGAAGAGAAAAAGCTGCAGCCAGGGAGGAAATCACAAATCACCCCAAGCtaacacattttttgaaaccattAGTTCAGACTAGAAGTGTTTCGATACCAACAGAAACTACAAATAATTCTGATTGTCATTATTTGAATACTAGAGTAGAGTCAGATAGGTTGATATGCGAGTCTACGTTAAATGGCATAACAATTCCGCCCATTTTTCTCAGTGATGATCCTTCTGAGTGGCCAGATAATGTTTCTGACGCACAGAGGTGTGACATTGTTAAACGTGGTTTCAAAAAGATCGAAATTAATTTTCCATACAATTTAGAAAGAAGACGATTTTCACTGAATTATTATAACCGCAAGATGAAGAATGGAGAAATCTTTGAACGCACATGGCTCATATATTCTTTGAACAGCaataaagtgttttgtttttgttgcaaACTTTTTGGGATAACTTTTTCACTATTCCGGCAAGAAATGAACACTTGGGAAGGCttgtcaaaaaaacttaaagaacatGAAACATGCAGTGCACATTTCTAGTGCTTTGAACAATGGATGACTTTACGAAAAGGTTAActgatattttctttaatttattgctttgttactttttttttcttaattaatttctttttcttcaattttGGTAATGCTGGCATTCCAAATCAAGCTACCATAGACGAGAAACAACAAAAGTTGCTTCATAAAGAGCGGATATTTTGGAGGGCTGTGTTAGAAAGGATACTAGAcacctttattattattatacctTATTTATTTCTACAAGAAATCTTGCATTACGTGGTTCAGACACAGCCATTGGTTTAAAGAGCAATGGAAACATTCTTGGGGTGTTTGAATTACTGGCTAAGTATGATACCGTTCTCAATTAGCTTATGCAAAGAATTCAGGACAAAGAAACCAAGGAGCACTACTTGAGCAATGACACACAGAACGAGTTGATTAGACTTTTAGCCAGGGAAATTGAATCCAAAAATCTTTCTAAGGTAAAAAAGGCAAAATGCTATTCTATTATTTTAGATTGTACGCCAGACGTTTCGCACAAAGAACAAATGAGCATTATTCTGCGATCAGTAACATGTACTCCTGGAGTAGGTATCGACATTTCCGAAAATTTCTTTGGATATCTCACAGTAAATGATACCACTGGAAAAGGGCTtttcaatgtgtttttaaaTCAGGTAAAAAATTGggcaaaaaatctaaatattttagacTGTCGAGGTCAATCTTACGATAATGGTGCTAATATGAAAGGAAAAGTAAAAGGTGTTCAAGCAAGGTTTCTGGAAATGAATCCTAAGACCTTATATGTTCCATGTGCTAACCATTCACTCAATCTTGTTATTGTTGATGGTGCACTGTCATCCATTagtgtaatttctttttttggtgTTCTTTCAAGGTTATACACGCTCATTTCATCGTCTCCTCCTCgattggaaattttaaaatcatgcgTGGTAATTTCAGTCAAGCCAAAATCAGATACCAGATGGGAAAGTAGAATAAACTGTGTTAAACCACTTCGCTtctatttaaaagaaatcttaGAGGCACTTGAAAAATTGGAAGAACATCCCTTAGAAAAAAGAGATGGGGCAACAGCCACAGAAGTACAATCGCTGACAGAATATATTAGAACATGGCCTTTCTTATTATCAATCATTATTTGGTATAaccttttatttcaaattaacaaATCAAGTAAGCTGCTTCAGTCTTCTGCAACCTCTCTCGACATATTAGCTAGTGAAATAAATGCAACAAAAGCGTTTCTTTATGAGTATCGCAAAAATGGATTTTCTGACGCACGTGTTAAGGCATCAGAAATCGCAGAAGTATTGGgtattgaaaaggttttttcgATGGTGCGTTCACGAataaaaaaatcgattttttcaTACAAGTGTGCTGATCACACTTGGCAACCTGAACATCAGTATAAAGCAGATTTCTTTTTGCCCCTAATTGATATGTCAATTGCATCAGTAAAAGAGCGTTTTGAACAGATCAGCATTGTCACAAAGCTTTATGACTTTCTTTACCGATCTGCGAGTCTTACCAAAGCTTGTAATAAAAATTCTCTGTCTGCTTATtgcaaaaatttgcaaataaagcTTGCTGATTTAGATTCTAAGGATTTAGAATCGGAGTTAAAACGTTTTGTCATAGTTATAAAGGAGGAAAAAAAATGCTCTCCTAAAATCTGCATATGACTTCCTAAACTACATCTACAAAGAAGAGCTGCAAGAAACTTATCCCAATCTAGTTATTGCGTTGCGAATCATTCTTACTTTACCAGTTACTGTTGCAAGTGCAGAACGTAGCTTCAGcaagttaaaactaattaaaacatttcataAGTTAGTATAAATAATCTTGCTTCATTATACATAAATACGTGTAGCTttatttctttgtatttttaaataggtCAACAATGGTCGATGAACCTTTGTCTTCCTTAGCAATGCTGTCTATTGAGAACGAGGTTGCAAGAACATTAAGTTATGAAGACATAATAAATGAGTTTGCAAGCATGAAAACACGTCGCAAACCCTTTTTTTGATGGTTTGCGACGTACTTCTATTATCTGCGTAATGCATTTACAGTAGTTAAAGAAACTCTTCACTAGTAACTCTatatcaatttaacaattataaaatatatctaattgAATTTAAGCGTTAACTTGATTGCAATTAGTTTTATGAACGGCGACGTTAAAATATGTCAGGTACCCAGCTGTTTTGAAGTAATCTGTAAAATTTAtccacttttttagaaaaaaaaaaaaattggggccGTAATGGCTAGTTTTTTTTGGGGGGGACCCCAAATCCACAAGCCACGGCACTGACTACTACTTACTAACACCACTATAAAGTTCGGCAATAATATAAAGTGATATCTACAATTCGTTGGAGcgaaaacttttgttaattgaaaaaaagttactattttAATGCGTCAAAAAAGTATTGGTTTCTATTagcatttaataacaatttgaaTCCAAGATAAAAGTTGAAATGAAAATgaagttgtaataaaaatgaagttgtaatgaaaatgaagttgtaataaaaatgaagttgtaatgaaaatgaagttgtaatgaaaatgaagttaaaagattgttttaatagctattttgttcaaaattgatttaaaaaagttgcaataacctttaaaaaataaacagagTGTTTTTCCGTACCAAAAACTTCAGTCAATGTATAAACAACATTGCGTCAGTCTCTATTTAATTCAGTCGATGTGGTAAactatcaataaaaagtaagcATAAATCAGCTGAATTAAACAGTGATTGGCACATTGTTCGTACATTGACTGATGGTTTTGATTCATACAAGCAATCTATTTATTGTTCGTACATTGACTGATGGTTTTGGTTCATACAAGCAATCTGTTTATTGTTCGTACATTGACTGATGGTTTTGGTTTGTACAAGCAATCTATTTATTGTTCGTATATTGACTGATGGTTTTGGTTTGGACAGGAAatctatttatcaaaaaaataataataacaataataactattaaaactatCTTTTAACTTCATTGTCATTATAATTTTCATCTAAGgttctaaatattattaaatatttagaacCTTAGATGAAAATTTTTACTCCATGTAGATAAAGTAGTAAAGAAGGTTCTGAACTAAAATATAACTTCAAAACATtaccaaattttaattgcagACAGTTCTATTTGAGCATTAAAAAATCtggccattaaaaaaaaataaaaatacaattacacAAGACTTGTTTGCCCTATATAGTTGTATTTTGTTCAAAACCAAGTTCCAATATTGAAGATTGTGCTGTGAAAATTTCAATATTGAAGATTGTGCTGTGAAAATTTCAATATTGAAGATTGTTCTGTGAAAATTTCAATATTGAAGATTGTTCTGTGAAAATTTCAATATTGAAGATAGTGctgtgaaaatttcaagttaataggtcgaataaaagtttttaaaaatgttgttttaatttaaaggaCTGAGAAAATCATATTtctgagaaaaattaaaaacaaaataaaaaaatagtataaaaaattgaagactAGTTTACAGCAGAACGATATGTTTCCTCATCtgactctttttttattatcaaaaaatccTTTTATAACACATTTTCTAGAGTAAAAGTAGCACAAACCAGACAGTGCGCAAAAGCGGAATCTTATCGGGAAAACTAAATATCTtcactaaaaataaagatatttgcaaattttaaaagatattatagttaattttaataataaaaatattaattataatttaataggttaatctgtttattattttttcactttaattgaatttttttattatgtttaaatgaaattattttattattttttcacgctgactgtatttttttcatttgggttttttaaattttcacactTTTGTGTtaactaattttgttttttttgcacttATTCTATTGAAGTTAAAGTGAAAAAGTACACAAAGTAACCACAAAAGTGCATTGTTTCTTCCTTTTCTTCTTTAGATGCTTGcccaacgggcatttgtttttaaaagttacgttctaaatgctttttaaacgtcttttaaacgtcttctaaacattttaaggtatagaactttaaaaagacgtttaaaatacgtttaaaagataTCGAGAacgtagtttttaaaaaacaatcccCGTAGGGTGGCGATTAGGGCTTTGGTAGACAATTAAATCAAGTTCAAAGCTTAGTGAGAGACTATTTACAACAGCAACAAACATCGCATCTTTGTGAGCAGGGTCATGCGCACCAGAAATTATTGCCcgttattttgatgttttgaaaaaacattttgatttagAATAAATAGGTTTTAGTAAAGCCATACATTTGTGGAATTGTGATAAAACTGGTTTCAATGGTGACAAAGGCGATGTGAAAGTATTACCAGAAGAGGTGCAAAGCGTCCACTAGTATTAActagaaataatgaaaaagttaATTACACTGTTCTTAATTGCGTTAATGCTGACGGATTCATTCTACCGccttttgttgtttaaaaatcaaagaatCGAGTTTATAATGATTAGGTTAACAGAGGCCCACTAAGCACACTTTACACAACATCGCCATCTGGTTGGACAGAAAGTAATCAATTTTCGCAGTGGCTCAATGAAATGTTTATTCAACATATTTTCCTTTTGGATGGCCACAGCACACACATGTCATTAAGTGTAGccttaaattttaaagaaaacaatataacaCTAATTTGCATTTCCGCCCATTCATCTCACATTCTTCAGTCTCTTGATGTTGGCGTACTTTGCCATTTCAAAGATGTTTGGCgtgatattttaacaaaattttatgctgaaagtggtttaaacaatttgtccaaaaaatttttcttaagtCTCCTTGCACAGTTGTATAGAAGCAACAAAGCTTACACTCGTACTCAAATTATTGTTGGTTTTGAAAACACTGGGttctttcattaaatgttgtCTTGacctaaacaaaaaacaaaattaaaaattagtcaaacttttaataacatcttaatGACATCATCAGCAGTTACAAAATCGCCACGCAGCCCAAGTTCTTTGTCTCAAACTGCTCAACAAGCACAAACCTTAATTCCACCAGCAACTCCAACTtcaatttcaactttaaatttaacttcTCAAAAAGAATTGGCGACTCGTATGAAAATCAGTCTTGAAAGAGctctcttttataatttttaattccaAAACGCTTTTGAGCATCCTGAAAAAAACTCAGAAATGTCAGAAAAGTGACTAATCAAGCGTTTACAGAAGAAGCATGATTAAACCATTTAAGAGAAGAACAAGACGCAAAGCTATTAAGACGAGTATAATGTTGAAATTGCAGCAGCAGAAGTAGAAACTCCTGCCaacaaagccaaaaaaaaatacaaaaagtgccaaaagttttttgaaaatgaaaagccAGAGATGCaagttttatggaaaacttGTGAAAAATTAAGTTGCAGTTTGTGGCTTTGTGAACCTTATCTCCCAAAAGGATATATAAAAGGCGAAGAATTCTTTTGCACGAATAGTTGCAGAAcctagtttataatttttttttttttatttcaagctcaagcttttttttatttttatttcaagctcgtgtttttttatttatttatttttagttttttctgcttgtattatcattattattacttgaacAAGAATCTTGAACAAATTTAGATCGATTCTCTAACAATCAACTAGAAACGCAATGCAGACAAATAATAAgaattaagattattatttgtattaatattatgtgtatatttaaacattaaaaataaaaatattgaatttatcaatattttttcttaaaatttggAACTGTCCGCTTTTAGGGACGATTTTCCAAAAGcggacatttaaaaaaaaaaaaaaatcttattttccatagaaacttgaaatttgacaaaaaaaattttacactaCAGAATTGCTCTAATAAATAACTAGTTCTCAATATTAAACAAGTTATTTAGCTTTTTGTGAAGAGTGTTcgatttgtttaacttttactctatgtttttttcattttactcaATTGATTGGCTTGTTAACAAgctcatttttgttaaataaaatataaaatagctgtaatttaaatactttctttttgcattcaatcttattttattttttatataacttctgTTTACTTACtctatagatataaataaaggtATCAAAAACACATAAGTAGCTAATTATATTACTGAAATGTATAGACAATAATGAAAACATAACATAAGACAAATATAATcactttttcttcttctttaaatGTCAGCATAGTACTAACCCCCTGGTTTGTAGATAGCAGAATGCcgtaaaacaaggaaaaaaaaacagaaactgGATCTTGCAAACCGAATTAATACTTTTGGGAGAATAATAATGGCAGGCTAATACGGTTGTCAATGTGTTGCTAAGGATAAAAAAGATCAACAAAGCCCATAAAAACGCAAAAATAACTTaccacaaaatatatatttttggaaCCTACGATGATTGAATTAAGtgataaagctaaaaaaaaacacaattaaaaacaatttttaaaacatttttaatgagtttaagtTACGTAACTCTTTTTTGTTCTaaagtttttagatataaactaacaatattattatcatatatGGTTGTCTGGCTAGAGGTTAGATCTGTAGAAAGTGTCTGGCTAACGAGGAAACATCTTATAATAGATACCTAAGTAACctgtataaatttttacttttatattacaacgtgattatattataatgttataattttaatgcTACTACTAAGAAAATCGCAAGAAAATTACGCTTTATAAGTCGGAGTTTAGCCGGTACTTTAAACACTGTACCTGGTTGGTACCTATTGCAAGTCAAAGCCACCTTGATCTAAAGTACATAATTGATCATCGTTTCTACTATGAGCTGAGAAATTTTCAGCCTTTATAAAACAACGTAGGTCTGGAGGCCACTGGCTCTTGCTTAATACATTTTTGCATTGCTGCGTTTTCCCTTGGTTTACAAGTGTTACAAAAAACTACACtgtgtcaaaaaagttttcatccacCTGTCCTGTTCATTTTTCAGACGcgataactttttattgaacaaatatataagcaaaattTCAACTAAATGATATCAGTTAACCATTtaagaaatattgtaaaaaaagatcTTGCAAATTAAAGCATAGAAAATTGAATATCACATTTTAAACTACACAATGCCTGCTTTTTGcgccaaaaaagttttcatccactttacaaaaatcaaataaaattgttatgcAAACTCAATTTGCTAGTGTTTTAATATCTTGTGTTTCCACCACGAGTTTGTATTACCTCATGCAGTCTGTTTTTCATAGTATCAACTAATTTTTGGGTAATTTCTAGAGTAATTGAGCCCCACTCTTTCATAATTACTGATTGTAGTTGTTGCTGATTCCTCACATCATGTTTCCTAATTTTTCTACCCAATTCATCCCACAGATGTTCGATAGGATTTCAATCTGGAGATTGTGGGGGTGTATGAAGTTGCttagctattttaaatataagccaTTCCTTGACACGTTTGGCTGTATGTTTTGAATCgttatcttgctgaaaaatgAATGACTTAGTAAGTCCCAATTTGTGGGCACTTTcttcaagattattttttaaaatgtttaaatacacaCTTTGATCCATATTTCTCTTCTTAAGGTTATTCTAATAGTTTCAGGATccacttttaaattgtaatcattttgcAGCATTCTAGCAAGTTTTGGAGCACTTATTTTAGGATTCTGGATGACTCTTCTCAGAATAGCTCGTCGATGGAATACTTGA
The nucleotide sequence above comes from Hydra vulgaris chromosome 09, alternate assembly HydraT2T_AEP. Encoded proteins:
- the LOC124811018 gene encoding zinc finger MYM-type protein 1-like isoform X2 — encoded protein: MQRIQDKETKEHYLSNDTQNELIRLLAREIESKNLSKVKKAKCYSIILDCTPDVSHKEQMSIILRSVTCTPGVGIDISENFFGYLTVNDTTGKGLFNVFLNQVKNWAKNLNILDCRGQSYDNGANMKGKVKGVQARFLEMNPKTLYVPCANHSLNLVIVDGALSSISVISFFGVLSRLYTLISSSPPRLEILKSCVVISVKPKSDTRWESRINCVKPLRFYLKEILEALEKLEEHPLEKRDGATATEVQSLTEYIRTWPFLLSIIIWYNLLFQINKSSKLLQSSATSLDILASEINATKAFLYEYRKNGFSDARVKASEIAEVLGIEKVFSMVRSRIKKSIFSYKCADHTWQPEHQYKADFFLPLIDMSIASVKERFEQISIVTKLYDFLYRSASLTKACNKNSLSAYCKNLQIKLADLDSKDLESELKRFVIVIKEEKKCSPKICI